In one Arachis duranensis cultivar V14167 chromosome 9, aradu.V14167.gnm2.J7QH, whole genome shotgun sequence genomic region, the following are encoded:
- the LOC107466622 gene encoding extensin-like, with the protein MGKKVIAKRAPREKIHKLPGYPRPSTRSQDTTFTPSPSPPTSPPCTVPMARTKTTPRYPAPAKPTPPPKATPSKPSSSKPSSSKGKRPAVEEPVPETTNPKSMSVPVRSQRGNPHHPLKSVRESDIDPFAHKSHFMTSHSDYNPIVSNLP; encoded by the coding sequence ATGGGGAAGAAAGTCATTGCTAAAAGAGCACCGCGTGAGAAAATCCATAAACTTCCAGGATATCCTAGACCATCAACTCGTTCTCAAGACACCACCTTTACTCCTTCACCCTCTCCTCCTACCTCTCCTCCTTGCACTGTTCCCATGGCGCGAACCAAAACCACTCCAAGGTACCCTGCTCCTGCCAAACCGACGCCACCACCTAAGGCAACGCCATCCAAACCAAGTTCCTCAAAACCTAGTTCATCCAAGGGTAAGCGTCCTGCTGTTGAAGAACCTGTTCCTGAGACAACAAATCCTAAGTCAATGTCTGTTCCTGTGCGTTCACAAAGAGGTAACCCTCATCATCCTCTCAAATCTGTTAGAGAATCagacattgatccttttgctcaCAAATCACACTTCATGACATCTCACTCAGATTATAACCCCATCGTTTCAAATCTGCCATGA